TGACGGCGACACTTGTCTCCGTCGCAATGCGTGGGAATGTATGCAGCACAATGACGACACCAGTGTAACGAGCACGGATGACGGCAACATGCTGCCCGAGGGGATCGGTGACCGTACCGAGCACGTCCCCCTCTTGCACGGTCTGACCGAGTTCGACATGGGCCTCGAAGAAGCCTTCGCAGGGTGCCGGATGATTGATTTGCATGTGCCCCGACCCAGGCCGGTCGTCTTCGATCATGAGGGGTTCACCACCGACGGCCGGGGAGGTCAAGCGAGGCAACAGACCAAACTCGCGCATCACACCCAAGCAGCCCGCGACATACGCGGCCGTGCCGGCCGGATCGAGCCGAGCGCCGCCGAGATACTCGGTATAAATTGCGGGGATATTGGCATCGCGGGCCACCGACAACGAGCGGCCACTGAGCGTGGGATCGGTGCCCCAAATGATCGGCAAGCCGAACGCGCGGGCCATGCGCCGCTGCTGATTGAGGACGTGCTCATCGCGATGGAGTACATAACCGGAAAGAGGTGCCACCATCAGCCGCGTCCCCCCGGTGTGCAGATCGATATACAAATTGGCCGTGCGAATGAGCGTCGACAGTGCGAAAGCAATTTGCTCGGTAACGCTGCCATCCGCGCGACCCGGGCAAGTGCGCGCCAGGTCGAGGCCATCTTCGGCCGTGCGCTGACCTAGCTTGAAAGCGGGCTCATTGACGATGGGGACGAGCGTGACACGGCCGGACAATTCGACGGGATTAATCGCGGTCATCAGCAGGCGAATCGCAGCCATCGGCTCGAACTCATCGCCATGCACTCCACCGGTGATGAGTAAGTGAGGACCGGGCGCATTGCCCACGATTTCGTGAGTCGATAGTTGCAT
Above is a window of Anatilimnocola aggregata DNA encoding:
- a CDS encoding succinylglutamate desuccinylase/aspartoacylase family protein → MQLSTHEIVGNAPGPHLLITGGVHGDEFEPMAAIRLLMTAINPVELSGRVTLVPIVNEPAFKLGQRTAEDGLDLARTCPGRADGSVTEQIAFALSTLIRTANLYIDLHTGGTRLMVAPLSGYVLHRDEHVLNQQRRMARAFGLPIIWGTDPTLSGRSLSVARDANIPAIYTEYLGGARLDPAGTAAYVAGCLGVMREFGLLPRLTSPAVGGEPLMIEDDRPGSGHMQINHPAPCEGFFEAHVELGQTVQEGDVLGTVTDPLGQHVAVIRARYTGVVIVLHTFPRIATETSVAVILDITSFLARKLT